A part of Synechococcus sp. KORDI-49 genomic DNA contains:
- a CDS encoding translation initiation factor, with protein MPKGGWQEFSSADSLQRPSGPSAEPRPKADQMVRVQPTRGGKGGKTVTMIRGLELDASGLKALLKKLKTRIGSGGTARDGVIELQGDQVDLALDLLKAEGYRPKRAGG; from the coding sequence ATGCCGAAGGGCGGCTGGCAGGAATTCAGCAGCGCCGACAGTCTGCAGCGGCCCAGTGGTCCGTCGGCGGAGCCCCGGCCGAAAGCCGATCAGATGGTGCGGGTGCAGCCGACCCGCGGCGGCAAGGGGGGCAAGACGGTGACGATGATCCGCGGTCTGGAGCTGGACGCGAGCGGCCTCAAGGCACTGCTGAAGAAGCTCAAGACCCGCATCGGCAGCGGCGGCACAGCAAGAGACGGCGTAATCGAACTGCAGGGCGATCAGGTGGACCTGGCACTGGACTTGCTAAAGGCCGAGGGCTACCGGCCGAAACGGGCGGGGGGTTAA
- the cysC gene encoding adenylyl-sulfate kinase, with the protein MTAATPKASNIVWHEASVDRSARAEQRGHRSAILWFTGLSGSGKSTLANAVNAALFEQGLATYVLDGDNVRHGLCKDLGFSDADREENIRRIGEVAKLFLDSGVIVLTAFVSPFRADRDKARALVEDGDFFEIHCAADLDVCESRDPKGLYAKARAGVIKEFTGISSPYEAPEHPELTIDTGAQELSQSVALVINALQSRGVIPVASHQPAI; encoded by the coding sequence ATGACCGCTGCTACCCCCAAGGCCTCCAACATCGTCTGGCACGAGGCGTCGGTGGACCGTTCAGCCCGGGCTGAACAGCGGGGGCACCGCAGCGCCATCCTCTGGTTCACAGGGCTCTCCGGGTCGGGCAAGAGCACCCTGGCCAACGCGGTGAATGCCGCTCTGTTCGAACAGGGGCTGGCCACGTACGTCCTCGACGGAGACAACGTGCGCCATGGATTGTGCAAAGACCTCGGCTTCTCCGATGCCGACCGTGAGGAGAACATCCGCCGCATCGGCGAGGTGGCCAAGCTGTTTCTCGACTCCGGTGTGATCGTTCTGACCGCCTTCGTCTCCCCCTTCCGCGCTGACCGTGACAAGGCCCGCGCCTTGGTCGAGGACGGAGATTTCTTCGAGATCCACTGCGCAGCGGACCTCGACGTGTGTGAATCCCGCGATCCCAAGGGCCTGTATGCCAAGGCACGCGCTGGGGTGATCAAGGAGTTCACCGGAATCTCCAGCCCCTACGAGGCCCCGGAACATCCGGAACTGACCATCGACACCGGTGCTCAGGAGCTCTCCCAGTCCGTCGCCCTGGTGATCAACGCCCTGCAGTCGCGGGGGGTGATTCCTGTTGCATCGCATCAGCCAGCGATTTGA
- a CDS encoding AI-2E family transporter: MMSWPGWLRVGLALPLLGLNAFVLKRVLVQFAPFPGLFLTAALIAFLLDLPCRWLMARGFSRSLSIAAVVLVSVGLLVFAAVELVPLLIEQLSQLISAAPSLLAAAEQLINRGQAWAVDRGLPADFADLSSDLVTQLSRVVTQLSQRLLAILGATVGTTINTVIVLVLAVFLLLGGDSITQGLARWLPERWRDLVITTLERTFRGYFAGQVVLALILSAGQLVVFSVLNIPYGVLFAVLIGFTTLIPYASAITIVLVSAILGIQDPRTGLELLVAAILVGQVVDQVIQPRLMGSIVGLQPAWLLISLPLGARIGAINGLGELLGLLLAVPVASCIKSLADAMQQESPPATAGR; encoded by the coding sequence ATGATGTCCTGGCCCGGTTGGTTGCGAGTCGGTCTTGCTCTGCCGCTGTTGGGCCTCAATGCCTTTGTGCTCAAACGGGTGCTGGTGCAGTTCGCCCCGTTTCCAGGTCTGTTTCTCACAGCGGCTCTGATCGCTTTTCTGCTGGATCTTCCCTGCCGCTGGTTGATGGCACGGGGCTTCAGTCGCAGCCTGTCGATCGCGGCGGTGGTGCTGGTCAGTGTCGGACTGCTCGTGTTTGCGGCCGTGGAGCTGGTGCCGCTGCTGATCGAGCAGCTGAGTCAGCTGATCAGTGCTGCGCCGTCCCTGTTGGCGGCGGCCGAACAACTGATCAACAGGGGCCAGGCCTGGGCGGTGGACCGCGGTCTGCCCGCTGATTTCGCGGATCTCAGCAGCGACCTTGTCACCCAGCTGAGTCGGGTGGTCACCCAGCTCAGCCAGCGTCTGCTGGCGATCCTCGGTGCCACGGTCGGCACGACCATCAACACCGTGATCGTTCTGGTGCTGGCTGTGTTTCTGCTGCTGGGGGGGGATTCGATCACCCAGGGGCTCGCCCGCTGGTTGCCGGAGCGCTGGCGTGATCTGGTGATCACGACCCTGGAGCGCACCTTCCGGGGCTACTTCGCCGGGCAGGTGGTCCTTGCCCTGATCCTCAGCGCCGGTCAGCTGGTGGTGTTTTCCGTGCTGAACATCCCCTACGGCGTGCTGTTCGCCGTGCTGATCGGTTTCACGACGCTGATCCCCTATGCCAGTGCGATCACGATCGTGCTGGTCAGCGCCATTCTCGGAATCCAGGATCCGCGCACCGGTCTGGAGCTGCTGGTTGCGGCGATCCTGGTGGGCCAGGTGGTGGATCAGGTGATCCAGCCGCGCTTGATGGGAAGCATCGTGGGGCTCCAGCCCGCCTGGCTGCTGATTTCGCTTCCCCTCGGAGCGCGCATCGGGGCCATCAACGGGCTGGGAGAACTGCTGGGATTGCTGTTGGCGGTTCCCGTCGCCAGTTGCATCAAATCGCTGGCTGATGCGATGCAACAGGAATCACCCCCCGCGACTGCAGGGCGTTGA
- the purE gene encoding 5-(carboxyamino)imidazole ribonucleotide mutase: MAVSPECPVTDDLPRVAVVMGSDSDLPTMEPAAAILRQLGVEVEVRVLSAHRTPQAMIDFAEGARGRGIRVIVAGAGGAAHLPGMVASLTTLPVIGVPVQSKALSGVDSLHSIVQMPGGIPVATVAIGGGLNGGLLAAQILAVEDEQLAIRLADHRRGLHDAVVAKDARLQEQGSAAYLMSMNQPSP, encoded by the coding sequence ATGGCAGTCTCGCCGGAATGCCCTGTGACAGACGATCTCCCCCGCGTGGCCGTGGTGATGGGCAGCGATTCCGACCTGCCCACCATGGAGCCCGCAGCCGCGATCCTGCGGCAGCTTGGCGTTGAGGTTGAGGTTCGGGTGCTGTCGGCCCACCGCACCCCTCAGGCCATGATCGATTTCGCGGAAGGGGCCCGTGGGCGGGGCATCCGCGTCATCGTTGCCGGCGCCGGTGGTGCCGCCCATCTGCCGGGGATGGTGGCATCGCTCACGACCCTGCCGGTGATCGGAGTTCCGGTGCAGAGCAAAGCTCTCTCCGGCGTGGACTCCCTGCATTCGATCGTGCAGATGCCCGGCGGCATTCCCGTCGCCACGGTCGCCATCGGCGGAGGTCTCAATGGCGGTCTGCTCGCCGCTCAGATCCTTGCGGTTGAAGATGAGCAGCTCGCCATCCGGCTGGCGGATCACCGCCGCGGTCTGCACGATGCAGTGGTTGCCAAAGATGCCCGCCTTCAGGAGCAGGGCAGTGCGGCGTACCTGATGTCCATGAACCAGCCCTCGCCCTGA
- a CDS encoding N-acetylglucosamine-6-phosphate deacetylase → MRRIIDVRLPAPLDRELDQLHQLEITSEGIIRQILPMATGDLTAGESWNGDWLSPRGIDLQINGGLGLAFPELKPSDLPRLIDLLDQLWADGVEAIAPTLVTCGIAPLRQALSVLQEARRHEQAGRCRLLGAHLEGPFLANERRGAHPPEHLAVPSLEALDERIGGFETEIALMTLAPELPGASAVIARLRELGIMVALGHSAAKADQAAVGFDQGVGMLTHAFNAMPGLHHRAPGPLGEACRRGGIALGLIADGVHVDPTMAVLLQRLAPDQIVLVSDALAPYGLADGEHRWDERVLLVTNGTCRLEDGTLAGVTLPQLEGVRRLAGWCGQPGAAIWGATVAPRRVIGTAVTLNDALVGQQLTNLLRWSQREGKLHWGCAA, encoded by the coding sequence ATGCGACGGATCATCGATGTGCGTCTGCCGGCCCCGCTCGATCGGGAGCTGGATCAGCTCCACCAGCTGGAGATCACTTCGGAAGGAATCATCCGGCAGATCCTGCCGATGGCGACCGGAGACCTCACAGCCGGTGAGTCGTGGAACGGCGACTGGCTGAGTCCCCGCGGCATCGATCTGCAGATCAACGGTGGGCTGGGCCTGGCCTTCCCAGAACTGAAGCCCAGCGATCTGCCGCGTCTGATCGATCTGCTGGACCAGCTCTGGGCCGATGGCGTGGAGGCGATCGCTCCGACGCTGGTCACCTGCGGCATTGCGCCACTCCGGCAGGCCCTCAGCGTTCTGCAGGAGGCTCGCCGCCACGAACAGGCCGGCCGTTGCCGCCTGCTGGGAGCCCATCTGGAAGGACCCTTTCTGGCGAATGAGCGCCGCGGCGCCCACCCGCCGGAACACCTGGCGGTTCCCAGCCTTGAGGCGCTCGATGAACGCATCGGCGGGTTCGAAACGGAGATCGCCCTGATGACGCTGGCTCCGGAACTCCCGGGTGCGAGCGCCGTGATCGCCAGGCTCCGGGAACTGGGAATCATGGTGGCTCTCGGCCACAGCGCCGCGAAGGCGGACCAGGCCGCTGTGGGGTTTGATCAGGGGGTGGGCATGCTCACCCATGCCTTCAATGCGATGCCGGGTCTGCATCACCGGGCCCCGGGGCCCCTGGGTGAAGCCTGTCGGCGGGGCGGCATCGCCCTGGGACTGATCGCCGACGGGGTGCATGTGGATCCCACCATGGCGGTGCTGCTGCAACGGCTGGCACCGGACCAGATCGTGCTGGTGAGCGATGCCCTGGCTCCTTATGGCCTTGCCGATGGAGAACACCGTTGGGATGAGCGGGTGCTGCTGGTGACGAACGGCACCTGCCGACTGGAGGACGGCACCCTGGCAGGGGTGACCCTGCCCCAGCTGGAGGGCGTCAGACGGCTGGCCGGCTGGTGCGGGCAGCCGGGCGCTGCGATCTGGGGAGCGACGGTCGCACCACGACGGGTGATCGGCACCGCTGTGACGTTGAACGACGCGTTGGTGGGCCAGCAGCTGACGAACCTGCTGCGCTGGAGCCAACGCGAGGGGAAACTCCACTGGGGCTGCGCTGCTTAA
- the bchM gene encoding magnesium protoporphyrin IX methyltransferase, which yields MAPDQLLEQKQAEKQEVKGYFETTGFDRWNRIYSESDDVNKVQRNIRIGHQKTVDEVLSWIQASGELSDVSFCDAGCGVGSLSLPLAEMGAGSISASDISEAMAQEAERRAREAGLDMGKLNFFASDLESLSGSFHTVCCLDVFIHYPQQPAEEMVKHLCSLTEQRLIVSFAPYTPLLALLKGIGQLFPGPSKTTRAYTLKEDGIVKAAEACGFQLVRRSLNKAPFYFSRLIEFRKS from the coding sequence ATGGCCCCCGATCAACTGCTGGAGCAGAAACAGGCCGAGAAACAGGAGGTGAAGGGCTACTTCGAAACCACGGGCTTCGATCGCTGGAACCGCATCTACAGCGAAAGCGATGACGTGAACAAGGTGCAGCGCAACATCCGCATCGGTCACCAGAAAACCGTGGATGAAGTGCTGTCCTGGATCCAGGCCAGCGGTGAGCTCAGTGATGTGAGCTTCTGTGATGCCGGCTGTGGTGTCGGCAGCCTCAGCCTGCCGCTGGCCGAGATGGGGGCCGGCTCGATCAGCGCCAGCGACATCTCCGAAGCCATGGCTCAGGAGGCGGAGCGCCGCGCCCGCGAAGCGGGCCTGGACATGGGCAAACTGAATTTCTTCGCCAGCGACCTGGAAAGCCTGAGCGGCTCGTTCCACACGGTGTGCTGCCTGGATGTGTTCATCCACTACCCCCAGCAACCGGCCGAGGAGATGGTGAAGCACCTCTGCAGCCTCACCGAACAGCGCCTGATCGTGAGCTTTGCGCCGTACACGCCGCTGCTGGCGCTGCTGAAGGGCATCGGCCAGCTGTTCCCCGGCCCCAGCAAAACCACACGGGCCTACACCCTCAAGGAAGACGGCATCGTCAAAGCGGCGGAAGCCTGCGGTTTCCAGCTGGTGCGCCGCAGCCTGAACAAGGCCCCCTTCTACTTCTCGCGCTTGATCGAGTTCCGCAAGTCCTGA
- a CDS encoding glycosyl hydrolase family 18 protein, whose translation MSGQLTLTNTGDTTLTDWSYTFRTSQIDVQVWSSSYDVVDLGDGTFEVTIRPPSWGASIPAGGSLTLSFNAVSSDLPNSGTLTDEMFFVDSAAESPGPAPESDPEPQPEQEVQPEAETPTTDAPARVFEVDVYSGEVTDFRPGIDRLDFGGQSVHNLILGKTEEGYVTFLSPWNDAQKMTLVGVTYDQLALEDYGVVGNEHLRQDLGGVVSWELGVGERDPNTTYIRSHEYGRVETITDFDPTTDKISFLYYGTRERLSVTQDGADLVIATEPTGQTFIFQNTSLDDIPGASLEFHFDQIVEDNLEIPFGRSVESLTLKDRTALLTPAAPEGELTDGFQTQSGDAAVNEQPPHDSHSMGDHGSTDMEPEMEMDGEMGMESGMDMPGDSEPSSPEPSVEVDPSASGLVVSATITGGWSGTFAGTLTVTNTTGTSVGTDWTVSFVSDAPLKSVSNFEFTNTLRDDGRYAITLAPKSWSAPLAAGSAQSSYYQGSGDFVDPNQVFDLAATSAEVAQPEAPQQPDASDAVETPDGEATAGEDSTVVEDSTVVNDSTVTEDSPVTEGGTVTIDYERPNGTTDKRVVTYFEEWGIYSRDVNLSDVDGQSMTHMNYSFFDVKADGSITLFDEFAALQKRFSQSDQVSRTFTASDYAAMAPELLDIYENSGRYTVTQTGDAITVTSVPVGWNGVGTNDAGNFEQLRRFKELNPEVNLGFALGGWTLSDEFSTAYATQEGRDKFVSETVRIFETYDFFNVVDFDWEYPGGGGKAGNAVSASDGANFELVLRDLRTALDDLSARTGRDFEVSIATAGGQEKLANLNLQGIDPYVDFYNVMTYDFHGGWENVTGHQAAMTGDANNYDVTGAVDVFETAGIELSKVVMGAPAYTRAWGNVSDGGTFGYQQPGSGRDATGSFEAGVYDYKDVLNDVVTGRRNLYWDDDNKAAFLYDGDEWSSMETTATIAGKAAYVEEKGLGGMMFWALSNDAAGEASLVEAADDLLRKGASYAEVIERAPDFSAIIGGNGDFSLSDFTGLV comes from the coding sequence ATGTCAGGCCAGTTGACCCTTACCAATACTGGCGATACCACTCTCACGGATTGGTCCTACACCTTTCGCACCAGTCAAATCGATGTTCAGGTTTGGTCGTCCAGCTATGACGTTGTTGATTTGGGTGATGGCACTTTTGAGGTGACCATTCGTCCCCCGAGTTGGGGCGCTTCGATTCCTGCAGGTGGCTCCTTGACCCTGAGTTTCAATGCCGTCAGTTCAGATCTTCCCAACAGCGGAACATTGACGGACGAGATGTTCTTTGTTGATTCAGCTGCGGAAAGCCCGGGCCCTGCGCCGGAGTCTGATCCTGAACCCCAGCCTGAGCAAGAGGTACAGCCTGAGGCTGAAACGCCGACAACTGATGCGCCAGCCCGCGTCTTCGAGGTGGATGTTTATTCAGGGGAGGTCACCGACTTCCGCCCTGGCATCGATCGTCTTGATTTTGGCGGTCAGTCGGTTCACAACCTGATTCTCGGCAAAACGGAAGAGGGCTACGTCACCTTCTTGAGCCCCTGGAATGACGCTCAGAAGATGACCCTGGTGGGGGTGACCTACGACCAGCTGGCCCTCGAGGATTACGGTGTCGTCGGCAACGAACACCTCCGCCAAGACCTAGGGGGCGTTGTGTCCTGGGAGTTGGGCGTTGGCGAGAGGGACCCCAACACCACCTACATCCGTTCCCATGAGTACGGCAGGGTCGAGACCATCACCGACTTTGATCCGACCACCGACAAGATCAGCTTTCTCTATTACGGCACCCGTGAGCGTCTCTCTGTGACGCAGGACGGTGCTGACTTGGTCATTGCGACCGAACCCACTGGTCAGACCTTCATCTTCCAGAACACCAGCCTGGATGACATTCCTGGGGCCAGCCTGGAATTTCATTTCGATCAGATCGTCGAAGACAACCTCGAGATTCCCTTTGGACGCTCAGTGGAGTCGTTGACGCTCAAGGACCGCACCGCTCTGCTGACCCCCGCAGCTCCTGAGGGTGAGCTGACGGATGGTTTCCAGACCCAGTCTGGAGATGCGGCGGTGAATGAGCAGCCCCCTCATGACAGCCATTCCATGGGCGACCACGGCTCCACGGACATGGAGCCAGAGATGGAGATGGATGGCGAGATGGGCATGGAGTCCGGCATGGACATGCCCGGCGATTCCGAGCCATCAAGTCCTGAGCCTTCTGTTGAGGTTGACCCCTCTGCTTCCGGCTTGGTGGTGTCCGCCACGATCACCGGTGGTTGGTCGGGGACCTTCGCTGGAACCCTCACGGTGACCAACACCACCGGCACTTCGGTCGGCACCGACTGGACGGTGAGCTTTGTCTCCGATGCGCCGTTGAAGAGCGTCAGCAACTTCGAGTTCACCAACACGCTCCGTGACGATGGTCGCTACGCCATCACCCTGGCGCCCAAGTCCTGGTCAGCCCCCTTGGCCGCGGGTTCGGCTCAGAGCTCCTACTACCAGGGCTCTGGCGACTTTGTTGATCCGAATCAGGTGTTCGATCTTGCTGCCACGAGCGCTGAGGTGGCTCAGCCGGAGGCTCCTCAACAACCGGACGCCAGTGATGCTGTGGAGACACCCGATGGTGAAGCCACTGCCGGTGAAGACAGCACTGTTGTTGAAGACAGCACTGTTGTTAACGACAGCACGGTCACGGAAGACAGCCCCGTGACAGAGGGCGGCACCGTCACCATCGACTACGAACGACCCAACGGCACCACAGACAAGCGGGTGGTGACCTACTTCGAGGAGTGGGGCATTTACAGCCGCGACGTCAATCTGTCGGATGTCGACGGCCAGTCGATGACCCACATGAATTACAGCTTCTTTGATGTGAAGGCGGATGGGTCGATCACCCTGTTCGACGAATTCGCAGCTCTGCAGAAACGCTTCTCCCAGTCCGATCAGGTCAGTCGCACCTTCACCGCCAGCGACTACGCCGCCATGGCACCAGAGCTGCTCGACATCTACGAAAACTCAGGGCGCTACACCGTCACCCAAACCGGTGATGCCATCACGGTGACGTCGGTTCCGGTGGGCTGGAACGGCGTTGGCACCAACGATGCCGGCAACTTCGAGCAGTTGCGTCGCTTCAAGGAACTCAATCCGGAGGTCAACCTCGGCTTTGCCCTGGGTGGTTGGACGCTGTCCGATGAGTTCAGCACCGCCTACGCCACGCAGGAGGGTCGCGACAAATTCGTCAGCGAGACCGTGCGCATTTTCGAGACCTACGACTTCTTCAACGTGGTCGATTTCGACTGGGAATACCCCGGTGGCGGCGGTAAGGCGGGCAATGCGGTTTCCGCCAGTGATGGGGCCAACTTCGAGCTGGTGTTGCGCGACCTGCGTACGGCTCTCGATGATCTCTCAGCCCGGACGGGGCGTGACTTTGAGGTGTCGATTGCCACGGCGGGTGGCCAAGAGAAGCTGGCCAACCTCAATCTCCAAGGCATCGACCCCTACGTCGACTTCTACAACGTGATGACCTACGACTTCCATGGCGGTTGGGAGAACGTCACGGGCCATCAGGCTGCGATGACCGGTGACGCCAACAACTACGACGTCACCGGGGCTGTTGATGTTTTTGAAACGGCGGGCATCGAGCTGAGCAAGGTCGTGATGGGAGCCCCGGCCTACACCCGCGCCTGGGGGAACGTCTCGGATGGTGGAACCTTCGGCTATCAACAACCCGGCTCCGGTCGTGATGCCACCGGTTCGTTCGAGGCTGGCGTTTACGACTACAAGGATGTCCTCAACGATGTGGTGACGGGTCGGCGCAATCTCTACTGGGACGACGACAACAAGGCGGCCTTCCTCTACGACGGTGATGAATGGAGCTCGATGGAAACCACCGCGACCATTGCCGGCAAGGCGGCCTATGTGGAGGAGAAGGGGTTGGGCGGAATGATGTTCTGGGCCCTCAGCAACGATGCGGCAGGCGAGGCGAGCCTGGTGGAGGCTGCCGATGATCTGCTTCGCAAAGGAGCGAGTTACGCCGAGGTGATCGAACGCGCCCCAGATTTCAGCGCCATCATTGGCGGCAATGGCGATTTCAGCCTGTCGGATTTCACCGGTCTGGTTTGA